ttttgtcatttttgtcatttttgtcatttttgtcatttttgtcatttttgtcatttttgtcatttttgtcatttttgtcatttttgtcatttttgtcatttttgtcatttttgtcatttttgtcatttttgtcatttttatcatttttgtcatttttgtcatttttgtcatttttgtcatttttgtcatttttgtcatttttgtcatttttgtcatttttgtcatttttgtcattcttgtcatttttgtcatttttgtcatttttgtcatttttgtcatttttgtcatttttgtcatttttgtcatttttgtcatttttgtcatttttgtcatttttgtcatttttgtcatttttgtcatttttgtcatttttgtcatttttgtcatttttgtcatttttgtcatttttgtcatttttgtcatttttgtcatttttgtcatttttgtcatttttgtcatttttgtcatttttgtcatttttgtcatttttgtcatttttgtcatttttgtcatttttgtcatttttgtcatttttgtcatttttgtcatttttgtcatttttgtcatttttgtcatttttgtcatttttgtcatttttgtcatttttgtcatttttgtcatttttgtcatttttgtcatttttgtcatttttgtcatttttgtcatttatgtcatttttgtcatttttgccatttttgtcatttttgtcatttttgtcatttttgtcatttttgtcatttttgtcatttttgtcatttttgtcatttttgtcatttttgtcatttttgtcatttttgtcatttttgtcatttttgtcatttttgtcatttttgtcatttttgtcatttttgtcatttttgtcatttttgtcatttttgtcatttttgtcatttttgtcatttttgtcatttttgtcatttttgtcatttttgtcatttttgtcatttttgtcatttttgtcatttttgtcatttttgtcatttttgtcatttttgtcatttttgtcatttttgtcatttttgtcatttttgtcatttttgtcatttttgtcatttttgtcatttttgtcatttttgtcatttttgtcatttttgtcatttttgtcatttttgtcatttttgtcatttttgtcatttttgtcatttttatcatttttgtcatttttgtcatttttgtcatttttgtcatttttgtcatttttgtcatttttgtcatttttgtcatttttgtcatttttgtcatttttgtcatttttgtcatttttgtcatttttgtcatttttgtcatttttgtcatttttgtcatttttgtcatttttgtcatttttgtcatttttgtcatttttgtcatttttgtcatttttgtcatttttgtcatttttgtcatttttgtcatttttgtcatttttgtcatttttgtcatgtttgtcatttttgtcatttttgtcatttttgtcatttttgtcatttttgtcatttttgtcaatttcggcattttttcaacatcaactTTTACCTTATCCATTTCctaaaatttcagctttcatGATTGGAtttatttattcacaaaaaagaCATTCTTTCCTAAACATTTTCAACAACGAAATAGGGAAAATTCTTAGTCGGTTCCATAATCCCTACATCGCATCTCGGATTCTGTTTCCATTTTCAGCCTTAACAAAATTGGAGTGCGTGTGTCGGGGAAAACTCAACGTGCTTTCCCATCATCAGCGGAGAGAGATGAGTTTTTCATTTGTCGCCTGAAGCTTGATCTTTTTCTTTCTCTCGTACACACGcacatttttcaacgaaaacgtttgaaacgaaaacaacaacaaaggaACAACAAGACGGCACGGACGTTTCTTTATTTAACCGTTAATGTAAGCACAGCTTAAGAATGAATTTCGGAAGAGGCTGTTATTTATCTGACTTAAGTTgtgggtggattttttttttttcgagattcatTTTTCGATtcacatttttggaaaattagacatttaataaaaatttgaaagtccCTAGAAGGCGTGaaagaaaaataacatcaatttcATACTCGAAGTTGAATCAAGTTTCTATCTCAAATCTCATaactataattgaaaaaaacacaagTACCTAGGTACGATCATTTTTATATCAAGTTCACATGGAACGAACATGTTactaattttaattaatttaatgtGGCTGTCAATTGTTTAAGGTTCCGACAGATTCCTTACATGTAAGTTCTCGAGCATTTAAGAGATTGCTTTCTGTCGCAAAATTACACATAAGTACCATGTCGTTTGCGACACCCAAAACCAATTTGATAGTTCATGTGTCAAGCTATCGAAAATTGTGTAgtatgaaataaaacaaatcagaGTAAAAATAAATGCACAAATTAAATTATGATATTCATGGAAGGAGTATTCCATATTtcttctgaatgatttcttctCTACCCAAACGTACCCAAATTATATTATCTCAGGGAACCGCTTCTAGGAAATAATTTGCTTTCCGTGGGAACCAAGTCCTTTCCCCAGGGCCACGCAGCTCGTCGAGTGAGTTTCCCCACTTTCTTCTTCTGGCTGCTCGGGGATTCTATCCGGAAAATTGCGCGGGGGTGGTGAATCTTTTGGAATCCAGCGACCCGTAATAAAGTGGTCACAATGGAAACGCGTAGCTTCTAAAATACATACAGAGCCGGAACCAGGAGATATGAACTTTAACGTTGGTCTTTtggtatttcttttttttttgttgtgacgGGTGCTGATACCTAACTACCTTTTTGTGAAGGAAGGTTCATTTCTTTCTTATTCGAACTTCCCACGTTAAGAATGAAATAATAAAGCTTTCCGTATTCACCCACGCGCGAGTTGCAGTGATTCAAATGTGGAATGTGAAGGGATggaaaaaaaggaatgaaaGCTCTGTAGCaatcaatttgaatattttgagggTTCTGTCGGTTAATAGATGCATTTTAAAACGATCGAATATAATNNNNNNNNNNNNNNNNNNNNNNNNNNNNNNNNNNNNNNNNNNNNNNNNNNNNNNNNNNNNNNNNNNNNNNNNNNNNNNNNNNNNNNNNNNNNNNNNNNNNNNNNNNNNNNNNNNNNNNNNNNNNNNNNNNNNNNNNNNNNNNNNNNNNNNNNNNNNNNNNNNNNNNNNNNNNNNNNNNNNNNNNNNNNNNNNNNNNNNNNNNNNNNNNNNNNNNNNNNNNNNNNNNNNNNNNNNNNNNNNNNNNNNNNNNNNNNNNNNNNNNNNNNNNNNNNNNNNNNNNNNNNNNNNNNNNNNNNNNNNNNNNNNNNNNNNNNNNNNNNNNNNNNNNNNNNNNNNNNNNNNNNNNNNNNNNNNNNNNNNNNNNNNNNNNNNNNNNNNNNNNNNNNNNNNNNNNNNNNNNNNNNNNNNNNNNNNNNNNNNNNNNNNNNNNNNNNNNNNNNNNNNNNNNNNNNNNNNNNNNNNNNNNNNNNNNNNNNNNNNNNNNNNNNNNNNNNNNNNNNGTGAACAAACGAATCCTATAACACCTCTTTGTGATCGGTAGCTATAGAAATCGTCCTTTCACATTATGGAggtcaaattttagtttttctaaAGACGCGCGTTTTTTATCTTCTTCTCTCtggtaaaattgaacaaaaattaagattgaATCTAAGCAATATTGAACAGAAATAACTAACCcaacttgaacattttgaagatGCGAACAGTAATGGAGTCGTTCGTTGTCAACTTAACTTACGTTTTCTTTGATATTAGTTATTTAGCTTTAAAGTATGGAGTTGTAAGTTATAATAACCATAAATTTGGCATATTTcagagttgagataaaaaacaGTCGCGCTACTTTCGAACACAATATTCTATCCGCACTGtcgattttgtttttctattcaCTTATTCTTTCTCTCGTCGAAAACGGTGTAACCATCTTCGTCGAGCCAAACCAAGCCGCGACGTGAGTCCGGATCAAAGTATAAAGGGCCATTAAATAAACCACTCTTTTCGCTTGGTAACCTGATGCCCGGTCGTCGACTGCACGACAGCATCGTCTGGATCCAACGCCATATCGGCGCCCTTGTCTTCCTGCGTCAGATATTCGCCCTTGTGGCGGTTCATGTAGCGACCGATCAGCACGGCCATCAGAATCAGCAACAGAAGCAAAACCGCTAGCACACCTTGTGGATGATAAAGACGTTAGAGTGATCTCATTTCAGTTAGATTTATATAAAACTTACTCCCTAGAACAGCGGTATCTGGACCGTAGGCATCTCGAAGTTTATCTGCGTCAACAATGGGTGGTGGTCTGGTTTCAATCTCTATCGGCGGATGTGTTACAGGTTCTACACCGCAGAAATCTTCCGTTAATGGAGCTAGAAAAAAAACGCAGTCAAAATGAGAACCTCGTCCAGtagaatcaaacattttttaaacatacttCCTAAGGACTTCACATTGGGTGGAGGGTTCTCCTGAAACATGAACTTGAGCGGGTAGATGTCATCGAACTCTACCCTCGATATACATCCAATAAATCCATCCTTCATCGATTCGTTTTTGCCAATGTACATAAACTCGATATTGTTGAACTGAGCGTCAGCAGAATCTTTGATATCGAAGTGATATTCCTGCGGTTCGTAGTCATCAATTTCCAAAACAGCTGTCGAGCCACCGTTCTTCCTGGAAAACCGTACATCATGGTACTGTCCTAAGCCGAAGTGTTTCGTCGGGTAGATTAACTCCTGCCGTTCAAAACCGAAGTCAAACACAACTCGCAGATGGCCTGAATTGGAAACCATAATAGTGAGATATTCCTTCGATTGGCTAGAGAAGAATCCAAGCAAGAATCCTTTCGGGTTTGTCGTTGTGAAGCCCACTCGGATACGTTCGTGAAGTGTGGATCGGAACGCACCCTGGAAGTCGTACTTGATCATCGAGCTAGCTTTCATGTTAACACCAATTTCTgaggaatgaaaaaaagtttaaattatctatttttttaaccataaattAACCATCAACTCACCATCAGCACAAATCGGTCCCTTGAAGGCGCTCCAGCGGCAATCGCACACGAAATTATCATATCGCTCGGTACAGGTTCCGTTGTTCAAGCAAGGATTCGACTCACATCGACCCACACAACCCGTGGAAACCCCGTACAACCTACGCTCGGCATAGCCACGTAGATCAACTTGATTGCCATTCAACAGCAGCGCTCGAATACAGCCAACAAAACCATCCCGATAGTCAATGCTAGCGCCGACGATCAACTCCGAAGTCAGATACAGAGCACGAACGGGACCCGGAGGTTCCCGCACTTCCGCTCGAATCGATCCGTCCACCACCAGCCGGGCTTCCTTACGATTCCGTTCCACACTAACCGAATGCCATCGATCATCACTCAATCGGTAGCTGGTCTCAACGTAAACCTTCTGTGTTCCAGTTCCAGCCTGATACTCGAACAACAGCTTCGTTCCACCGACGATGTTCAGTCGAATAAAATCCGTCGGACCTCTGGCGTGCAGTATTACTGCATCTTCGATAGTTGTCTTGAACTCGAAGTAGATATCACCCGAATGACCCATATCAAACGGTGGAAGGTTTATCGTGGCGTCCTTGATACGGAAGGTTACAACATTATTGAACAGATCATCTCCTTCACACTTCAGCGGACCCAAAGTGTAGCGACCCAATTTCTCATCAACCGGTGTACCCGTGTCTCCAAATCGCAAAGCCTTCACGGGTAAAAATTCTTTCTCACGAATCTCTCCACCATCTTCCTGCCACTCCAGACTGTTCGAATCACAGTTACACCATTTTGTAGGATCAACACAGGTACCCAAGATACCACACTCGCACTTTCGGGATCCGGGCAGAGCACCAGCCCAATAGTCCATCGGTTGATTGTGTCTCGACATCCACCACGAATAAGGCCGGAAGCTTTCTGCCTCCGAGGGCGAGTTGAACAAACGCGAAGATCGACAAGCGTAGTTCAATCTCTGCCAGCAGGACTGCGATCGATTCAGAAGTGCCTCAATCTGTGGCAAATCGGCTTCGTAGATAATATTCTGCTCGAAAGAACCGGGCTCCGCAAACCCGTCGACTCGGGTCGTATGCTCCGAACTATGACTCAACACCGTAATAACTCTGCCATCCGTGTAAAACTCGCAGGTCACCGGGAACGGCGCCAACGGTCCACTTCCATCGACGTCTATGTTGATAGTGGTACGCGACTGTACCACATTCACATTTTTGTATGCCTGGCAAGACAACGGGTTCAACGAAGTATGACAGACAGCTCCGGCATATCCAGTGCCAGCACAATCGCAGGTGAACTCCATAGAATTCTGCTTACAAACTCCGCTGTGCTTGCACGGATTAGGATTGCATCGATCGATCATGTGACACGCATCGAACAGCATCTCCCCTTTGCAGCAATACTCATCCTCCTTCCAGTCCGAGGGAGGTCGGATGTTCCCATCGATGATGATGGTTCGCATGCAACCCACAAATCCATCCTTCGATTTGCCTCCGCCGATGTAGTACAGCTCTCCCGTTTGGACACTCAGTTGTCTGCAAACACGCGAGCAGAATGTTAGCTCTACATCCTCACACTAGAAACTTTTCGTTCTTAgttaatcaaaaaaatcaaccaatgtAAGTTAGATCAAGCGATTCTCGAATGGCCAATgtattgggatttttttttattaaagcgGTATTTTAAGCTTACGCTACTAAAACAAACGGGAAATTATACTATCACACACAGCAGTGTTAACTGGGAGAAACAAAACACACACTCGAAATTAAACGGAACACGCTGTGGCTAGTTTTtcctattttaatttatttggaaatgggatttttaacctttttacgTGTTTTTTACCTGGTTCCGTTCGATCCTGACTCTTCTGTAGCAAAAAGCCTGCAATGTTTGATCGAAATTCAGTCTTGTTGTTGATAgccgaaatttttggaaaaaaaccgaacaaaactataaaagcgctaatttgaaatcaaaattatgtttaagccttttaaatttttttggtgtTGTTTATGTGATTGTTACGTGTTTATTGGCAGAGGCAACGTAGTCCTCCACGAGTTTTGCTCTCATTGTGTTCGTTTATCCATTCAGAAGTCCACCAGTTCCGAACCCCAAACAGGCGGTTGCGACAACGTAAAAGTTCTCAGCGTGAGGATGAAtgtagcaaccatatatttgcatcgtcccggatcaagattttctttgttttttgaagaaagGGGTGCCCACGGTCTAAGTATATAAGGTAGGCTACTAACACGAGTAAACAACTCATTTTAATGCAAACTagtgacgtcattactatctGCCTATAGCGTTccaggcaaaaagttttgcgcgcgaagatcactagatggatagtaatgacgacattatcgggaagatatcaccttattatattgtacaccgtgGGGGTGCCCTTGTACCAGTGGAGCATGAATAAACGAAAACGCTATTAGGCTGCAAAGCTTtcgcttgaaaaataaaagaaaatcctCTGCTAGGTgaatcgattgctttgatttagtagaatattcaaccaagtaggcttacTAAATTTCACAGTTTCTGCTTAAATATTCTGTGAACCGTTTTAAATGATATCGACTATACATCAaccctattttttttgttaaaaaaacgaATCTAATAGAAATGGAAACGAACTCGGGGCAAGTGTCAATTGCCCAGATCTTCCTGTTCGTTGTTTCACCATCGTTCAGGTCTTTCGTTTCCTACTCTCCTGCTATCGATCGTACATAATGCCCTGATAGAATTCATGCTTGATATTCTGTGAAACTTTCGATTGTCTTTGCATTTTTAACGAGAATTCAAGTTAATTACTCGGATACGTCAAACTATGAAATGTATGTAAGTATATAGACAGAACTGAGATAGAAAACaagtacagtaccgttcataattgtatagaaattgaaaacgATAGAACCTTTCAAGAACTTCAGACATGACAGCTTTGCATTTCAACAACTACtctgtaaaatttcaataagaaatGTAGcttggtttctgagatattgcagatTGAATGGTTAAAGTCCAAAAAGCCCGATGtttgtagaattactgtatctcaggccacacaagctccagaaagctcaaatttggtgatatctatatctatattgatctatctaacgcaattTGTTCAAGAATACCATCAGAGTAAAAAgctatggaagttcaaagtcgaagtggcaGTGCGCGTAcattcaatttctatacaattatgaacggtactgtatctaTTACAATCAAGTAAAGAAATTTCCTAATAGAATTATGACCATTGCAACAAGAAAGTTAAGAAACAAACCCATACACTATTTGgtttaagaattcaaacttAAAACATAAAGACCAGAGTTCCAATTATTGTGTGCAACCAGCACCCAAATTTACTTCGGAAATCAGACTACCGACTTCCGAATTTATTTCcgaaaaagaaaagtgaagtactagattttCGGAAGTCAATTCGACGAGCACGAAATCCACCGGGAAACTCTCCTGTAGAGGTAGGTTAGGAACCCAGAGAATCATTCCGGAGCTTATGCCTGGTTTAACTTTTTGGGCTTTTCGCCACCGTGTCAAGCCAAGCAGCGAAGGTATCACCTGGCCGAGGTTATTTCGTCCACAGGCCGAGAAACCCCCTCCTAGAGATAAGCCATTGGAAGAATCTATCACATGCTTTTGCCGAACTTTCGACcacacaggtttttttttttcattctggaACGGATTTTGCGCCAATTGAATCAGTGTTATACCGGATTTTATTCCTATCGAATTTCGTTTCTCCGGATTAAGTAATTCCGGATCTATATCCCTGCGCACCAGAAATCTCCCGATCTTACCGGATTTCGTTTCTGCGGACTCGGACTCCGGGTCCGGTTCCGGATCTCGCCGATTTTTGTTCATTCGGACCAAAATGTTGCGGACATAACTAATTCGGACCAGAAAGTTCTGGATCTTACCGGATTCCGATTCTCTAGACCCAGTGGTTTTCCGGTCCATTCGGACCCGAAAGCTTGGGACTTCACCAATCCGGACTCAATATTCCAGGAACTCGCCGGATTTCATCCCTCCGGACCCATTCGTTTCAGATTTGGTTCCCCCAGACCAGATGAATTTGTCCCCGTTCGTATCCGATAATTGCCGGATCTGAAGAGCCTCGGACTCGTCTGTCTCCGCACTATTTAATTCCGATTCCGTTGGTTAAGCAACACTGGAGCTTAAAAGTTGTCCAGAAGAGGACTGATCATCGGGGAATATTCGCCTCAGGCCCATACAGTGGAGCTTGGAGGTCCTGGTAACAACCCGGCTAACatttttgaagttatatttCTCAAAAAACTTCATTACACGTCTCACATACATCATAGAATCATCGCTCgcatcaaacttgaaaaagcaatattttcctactaaagtggaggcgataGACATACATTTTTTGTCCTTGAGCTTAATCACTCGCTGCAGAAGCTCAAGGCACATCTTCTAAAAAGCAGGCAGGTggttttgtggtattttatcccaggattCAACTAGATGGCGCATCAGAACTTCCAACCCGTCATGTTTTGTAGAGTAGACCTCGGGCATCTGTATACCCTAGACAGCCAAGTCCATAGGGTTAAAGTCCGGCGAACTCCCCGACCATTCCGAACTCGAAAttaaccctcgaaaaaaaaaattcgcacaCAAAAATTAAGACTTCTTTCCTTCGTAATCCTATGCGAAGTTCTGCTGAAAAACcaccaaccaaaaccaaaattaggACGTGTCCACAGTTCGAGGACATGCCGTAGAACTATTTTCGATGCGTAAATTGATTGATCTACACCGCTTCAGGGTGTTCGGTTGATCTTCACCAGCAAAGTACGGGCCATTCCGACCTAGACCTTTAATAAGACAGATTTCTGTCGTCTTGTGGCCTTTAATACGTTTGCATAGGTTCGTGATCTTTCTGGCAACcaaaatctgtagttctgttttttcacGAACCGCTGTACGGCGACGAATTCATCGGCGGATACACGATATTCTCCAAATTCTTCATGCGCGGCCCGCGTAAGCTGCGCATTCGCCCTTTCTACCCGCTCTTGCTTCTATTCAAACGAGAGGTCTTGAAATCTTAGGAACTTGTAAGGCTGGGCCTAAAGATCATCTTCCAAGATCCGACGGCGATTTTGAACCGGtatattaaaatctatcgccaATTCAATGTAACTACGCCAAGAAATTCTCTCAGGGTGCATCTTGATGATCTTCACGATGGTAGGTGTCGCCATTGTAGCTTGACGATCCCCACCATACTATACTTGGGTACTTctgatctccaggtatcttccaagtgcgagccaaaatttaaaaaaatacatacattcATAGGGCAACTCACGAAATATGTCTTTCTACCGTTTCACAGCCTGGAACTAGGCAATCAAAGCACTACGTTAAGGTTCGaggactatttttacaaaaaacacttgattacaaaattaacaaaaatatcctctGACATCTTAGACATAATATTAACCAGGTGACAAGGTGTCATCAAACTCGGTTTGGTATACTTCGAAATAATCACTCCTAAAgttttgtagcagttcaattgccggaccctgtaaatAGTTAACCTTATTGGTTCAAAATTGCGTAGTGGACGGGAAGGAACGTGGAATGGTATAATTTCAGTGAGATTAGAGGAGTCGATATTTCCAgatataacattaaaaataaacaaacgccGAAGACGTTTTACAGGATCCGATTGGTTCGATGCTCAGGATTCCACATCGATCGTGATACGTGGGAAGCCGCTATGGTTCATTCCAGGGTAGGTTTGGAAGTGCATACCTCAAGAAACCTGCACTGGCTTAAGCAGCTTATTCCGCCTATGGATGTAGGCGCCCAAATTTGGATGTTATACTCCAAGACCGAACGGACTAGTGACTAGCAGTAGATTACTTTGAAAGTGGTGATGTCACTGAATCCTTTAGTGTGGCTTACGATTAATCCTGTTTTTGCTTTTGCCACGGTTAAGGCTAGATGTTCCTTGAATGTGAGTGATTTGTCTGGAATCACTCCAAGATCCCGTATTGATTCAACCTTTTCAAGTACTGAATCACCCGCTCGGTAACAATGGGTTATCTGAATTTTGCATCTGATGAAAGTCAgggttttgcattttttaagatTCACGTCCATTCTATTCACTCGCCACTAATGAACAAGTTTATCGAGGTCTTGCTGAAGTGATAAGCAGTCATAATTATCTGTGATAGAGCGATACATTTTCAAATCGTCAGCATAGAAGATTATCTCCGAGTCAATTAGCGCGCAAAGGTCGTTCATAAAGAGATTAAAAAGCAATGGACCTGAAtggctcccttgaggtactccagaaGGGACGGCGAAGGTTTGAGATTTCGTATGACCTTGCCTGATAAATGCAGTTCTATCTTTAAGGTATGACTCGAGCCACATGACTAACCTGGGGAATCCGATCTTTTCAAGCTTAGTGATAAGCAATTTGTGGGGCAGTCGCAAAATCTTGGCAAAATCTACGTAAATTGCATCGACTTGTTTCTTGTTACAGAGATACCTACTGATAAATGGGACGTACACCATCATGTTCGTTAACGTTGATCTCTTTTTGCGGAATTCGTGCTGACACTGCTGACGATGATATGTTTATGTGATGAGATTGAACtcattttggttgaaaattaaaagctcGAATACCTTTGCCAAGCACTTTAGAAAAGATATGCCTCGATAGTTTTCCACGAGATGAACGTTACCGGATTTATGAATGGGTGAGATTGctgcaatttttcaaattatgggAATCGTTGAAGTTTCCAAAGACTTATTAAACAGTATGCTCACGGGTAGTGCCATAGAATCACGCTCATTAATGTTTAGGAGTCCTTCCTAGCGTCGTTTGGAGATACCCTGAACTCGGGAATGCTTCTGTCAAACGAGTAGACTGAAGTCA
This sequence is a window from Uranotaenia lowii strain MFRU-FL chromosome 3, ASM2978415v1, whole genome shotgun sequence. Protein-coding genes within it:
- the LOC129757816 gene encoding neurexin-4 isoform X4, producing the protein MHLAIGFAVAALGLLGCLLPSTRAEYYQKDSYSEYNCNEPLLEYAKLTATSQLRERGPENAHLNGGSAWTAQQSDFEQQLMIDLGVVRNVTRIEIQGRPHSNEYVTEFSISYGFNGLDFIDYKEPGGNTKLFKGNKDGDSVRHNSFEVPIIAQWIRINPTRWQNRISLRVELYGCHYESENVYLNGTGLIRYDLLRDPVAATRETIRFRFKTAQANGILLYSRGTQGDYFALQIKDNRMVLNVDLGSGVMTSLSVGSLLDDNIWHDVVISRNRRDIMFSVDRVIVEKKIKGEFDRLNLNRAIYVGGVPNLQEGLIVQQNFTGCIENLYLNATNFIREMKEAFYEGEHLRYLKVHVTYNCPEPPISPVTFLTRGSHAKLKGYYSVKQLNVSFSFRTYEEKGLMLHHDFIRGSVRVFLEDGKVKVALKTVNEEHVRPTILDNYEEQFNDGNWHSLSLAIKPNSMILSIDERPMETVKQLSVQTGELYYIGGGKSKDGFVGCMRTIIIDGNIRPPSDWKEDEYCCKGEMLFDACHMIDRCNPNPCKHSGVCKQNSMEFTCDCAGTGYAGAVCHTSLNPLSCQAYKNVNVVQSRTTINIDVDGSGPLAPFPVTCEFYTDGRVITVLSHSSEHTTRVDGFAEPGSFEQNIIYEADLPQIEALLNRSQSCWQRLNYACRSSRLFNSPSEAESFRPYSWWMSRHNQPMDYWAGALPGSRKCECGILGTCVDPTKWCNCDSNSLEWQEDGGEIREKEFLPVKALRFGDTGTPVDEKLGRYTLGPLKCEGDDLFNNVVTFRIKDATINLPPFDMGHSGDIYFEFKTTIEDAVILHARGPTDFIRLNIVGGTKLLFEYQAGTGTQKVYVETSYRLSDDRWHSVSVERNRKEARLVVDGSIRAEVREPPGPVRALYLTSELIVGASIDYRDGFVGCIRALLLNGNQVDLRGYAERRLYGVSTGCVGRCESNPCLNNGTCTERYDNFVCDCRWSAFKGPICADEIGVNMKASSMIKYDFQGAFRSTLHERIRVGFTTTNPKGFLLGFFSSQSKEYLTIMVSNSGHLRVVFDFGFERQELIYPTKHFGLGQYHDVRFSRKNGGSTAVLEIDDYEPQEYHFDIKDSADAQFNNIEFMYIGKNESMKDGFIGCISRVEFDDIYPLKFMFQENPPPNVKSLGTPLTEDFCGVEPVTHPPIEIETRPPPIVDADKLRDAYGPDTAVLGSVLAVLLLLLILMAVLIGRYMNRHKGEYLTQEDKGADMALDPDDAVVQSTTGHQVTKRKEWFI
- the LOC129757816 gene encoding neurexin-4 isoform X2 — translated: MHLAIGFAVAALGLLGCLLPSTRAEYYQKDSYSEYNCNEPLLEYAKLTATSQLRERGPENAHLNGGSAWTAQQSDFEQQLMIDLGVVRNVTRIEIQGRPHSNEYVTEFSISYGFNGLDFIDYKEPGGNTKLFKGNKDGDSVRHNSFEVPIIAQWIRINPTRWQNRISLRVELYGCHYESENVYLNGTGLIRYDLLRDPVAATRETIRFRFKTAQANGILLYSRGTQGDYFALQIKDNRMVLNVDLGSGVMTSLSVGSLLDDNIWHDVVISRNRRDIMFSVDRVIVEKKIKGEFDRLNLNRAIYVGGVPNLQEGLIVQQNFTGCIENLYLNATNFIREMKEAFYEGEHLRYLKVHVTYNCPEPPISPVTFLTRGSHAKLKGYYSVKQLNVSFSFRTYEEKGLMLHHDFIRGSVRVFLEDGKVKVALKTVNEEHVRPTILDNYEEQFNDGNWHSLSLAIKPNSMILSIDERPMETVKLFATEESGSNGTRQLSVQTGELYYIGGGKSKDGFVGCMRTIIIDGNIRPPSDWKEDEYCCKGEMLFDACHMIDRCNPNPCKHSGVCKQNSMEFTCDCAGTGYAGAVCHTSLNPLSCQAYKNVNVVQSRTTINIDVDGSGPLAPFPVTCEFYTDGRVITVLSHSSEHTTRVDGFAEPGSFEQNIIYEADLPQIEALLNRSQSCWQRLNYACRSSRLFNSPSEAESFRPYSWWMSRHNQPMDYWAGALPGSRKCECGILGTCVDPTKWCNCDSNSLEWQEDGGEIREKEFLPVKALRFGDTGTPVDEKLGRYTLGPLKCEGDDLFNNVVTFRIKDATINLPPFDMGHSGDIYFEFKTTIEDAVILHARGPTDFIRLNIVGGTKLLFEYQAGTGTQKVYVETSYRLSDDRWHSVSVERNRKEARLVVDGSIRAEVREPPGPVRALYLTSELIVGASIDYRDGFVGCIRALLLNGNQVDLRGYAERRLYGVSTGCVGRCESNPCLNNGTCTERYDNFVCDCRWSAFKGPICADEIGVNMKASSMIKYDFQGAFRSTLHERIRVGFTTTNPKGFLLGFFSSQSKEYLTIMVSNSGHLRVVFDFGFERQELIYPTKHFGLGQYHDVRFSRKNGGSTAVLEIDDYEPQEYHFDIKDSADAQFNNIEFMYIGKNESMKDGFIGCISRVEFDDIYPLKFMFQENPPPNVKSLGTPLTEDFCGVEPVTHPPIEIETRPPPIVDADKLRDAYGPDTAVLGSVLAVLLLLLILMAVLIGRYMNRHKGEYLTQEDKGADMALDPDDAVVQSTTGHQVTKRKEWFI
- the LOC129757816 gene encoding neurexin-4 isoform X5: MVRKIATAGRATTSECVTEYIVQYSDDGEIWKSITDSGGEEQLFKGNKDGDSVRHNSFEVPIIAQWIRINPTRWQNRISLRVELYGCHYESENVYLNGTGLIRYDLLRDPVAATRETIRFRFKTAQANGILLYSRGTQGDYFALQIKDNRMVLNVDLGSGVMTSLSVGSLLDDNIWHDVVISRNRRDIMFSVDRVIVEKKIKGEFDRLNLNRAIYVGGVPNLQEGLIVQQNFTGCIENLYLNATNFIREMKEAFYEGEHLRYLKVHVTYNCPEPPISPVTFLTRGSHAKLKGYYSVKQLNVSFSFRTYEEKGLMLHHDFIRGSVRVFLEDGKVKVALKTVNEEHVRPTILDNYEEQFNDGNWHSLSLAIKPNSMILSIDERPMETVKLFATEESGSNGTRQLSVQTGELYYIGGGKSKDGFVGCMRTIIIDGNIRPPSDWKEDEYCCKGEMLFDACHMIDRCNPNPCKHSGVCKQNSMEFTCDCAGTGYAGAVCHTSLNPLSCQAYKNVNVVQSRTTINIDVDGSGPLAPFPVTCEFYTDGRVITVLSHSSEHTTRVDGFAEPGSFEQNIIYEADLPQIEALLNRSQSCWQRLNYACRSSRLFNSPSEAESFRPYSWWMSRHNQPMDYWAGALPGSRKCECGILGTCVDPTKWCNCDSNSLEWQEDGGEIREKEFLPVKALRFGDTGTPVDEKLGRYTLGPLKCEGDDLFNNVVTFRIKDATINLPPFDMGHSGDIYFEFKTTIEDAVILHARGPTDFIRLNIVGGTKLLFEYQAGTGTQKVYVETSYRLSDDRWHSVSVERNRKEARLVVDGSIRAEVREPPGPVRALYLTSELIVGASIDYRDGFVGCIRALLLNGNQVDLRGYAERRLYGVSTGCVGRCESNPCLNNGTCTERYDNFVCDCRWSAFKGPICADEIGVNMKASSMIKYDFQGAFRSTLHERIRVGFTTTNPKGFLLGFFSSQSKEYLTIMVSNSGHLRVVFDFGFERQELIYPTKHFGLGQYHDVRFSRKNGGSTAVLEIDDYEPQEYHFDIKDSADAQFNNIEFMYIGKNESMKDGFIGCISRVEFDDIYPLKFMFQENPPPNVKSLGTPLTEDFCGVEPVTHPPIEIETRPPPIVDADKLRDAYGPDTAVLGSVLAVLLLLLILMAVLIGRYMNRHKGEYLTQEDKGADMALDPDDAVVQSTTGHQVTKRKEWFI